The genomic region TGACGGTGAACCTGGAATTCCACCACCTCGCCGGGTACCTGTACCGGCTGGCCGCCACGTTCAGCACGTTCTACGAGCGGTGCCCCGTGCTGCGGGCCGACGGACCACTCCGGGAAAGCCGGCTGGTGCTCTGCGACCTCACCGCCCGGATGCTCCGGCAAGGCCTCTACGTACTCGGCATTCGGACCCCAGAACGAATGTGATCAGGAACGTGATCACAGGTTCGGCTCGCGGCACGAGCACGCCCCACTACCGACTATTCGACCGCGTCGAAGCGTTCACCAACACGGCGCACGAGGACGGTCCGCACGTCCGCCAGGATGTCGGCCGGCACCCCCACGGCCCAGCACACTGACGAGCCGTAGCAGCAGCAACGCACCGCCGATCACGATGGCGCCCGACGCGGGGAGAGGTTCGTCGCGGAGCAACAGGACGCCGACGGTGGGAAAGACGGCGCCGGTGGGCAGCAGCAGGTCGCGGCGGGTAAAAGCCGAACCGCGCCTCGTACACCTCACGCGGCGCGACGGTGCTGCCCTCGGTGGCCTTGCCGCGAGGCAACGGCGCCGCGAGTCGCTGAGAGACGGCGACGTAGGCGAAGGCGCCCAGCCAGCCGGCGACGGCGACGGCGACGGCGACGCTGACCACGCCGTCCCACGGGAACGGCAGCCCGACCAGGACCAGCTGGTAAAGCACCAGGTAGGCAACGACGGTCACCGCGAGGGCGGTCCCAAGCGCCCACCAGCGATGCCGCGGACGGACCACCACCTGCCACCAGAACAGGACCAACGGTCCGCCCGGAACCAGCACTGCCGGACGCACCCACAGGTCTGGGTCGCTGCCCGTCACCGCGCTAATCACGGCGAGGAGCCCAAGCATGAAGGCCGTCGCGAGGGGCGGGCCCAGGATCGCCCAGCGAACGTGCGTGGGATTCGGTTCGTCCGGCACGGCGGGAACCCCGGAACCAATCGATCAACCCTGGGACAGCGACAGTGTCGCCGAGATTGAGCAACGCCTGCCGCGCCTCGCGCGCTTGTTCCCCCGTCAGCATTACGTGAAGCCCTGACTGGCGGGTGCTGGGCTCGGGGAGAAGGTCATAGCGGATCTCCGGTCGGGCAGTCGTAGACCGTCCAGCCGGCCGAAGCCAGCCGCGAACCGCCGAGCCCTCTCGAGAGGCAGATCCGCCCGACGGACAGCGCGGATCCGCAAGGCGTCTCGTTACAACTCGCGCCACTGTCCCACGCGAGCAGGATCACCGGTGCGAGCAAACTCTCCCGGCGCGCCGGCGCAGCCGACCCGGAGACCCTGGGGCGCCAGTTACTTCTCCTGGTCGAGGGGGCGACCCTGGTCGCCGCGCACCACGACCGAACCAGCGCCGGCACGCACGCCAAGCAGGCCGCCCTTGCCCTGCTGGACGCCGCCCGGCCCGCCGGCGCCCGACCCTGCGCCCCGTCGGTTCCGCCAACGATTCCTGCCGCCGGGTGACGCCGTGGACTGCACGGCACTCGACGATGGCTTTGGCCAGCTCCAGGCCCGGTACGTCCCGCCGCCGACCTGATCCGGCGGTGAGCCTGCACCGCCGGATCAGACGACTGTCACTCGGGCCCTAATCGGCAGATCGTCCGGGCTCGACCAGGAGCCGGGCGTAGTTGGCCATCGAGCGCTGGTAGCGCGGCAGGTGCTTGGCGAGCGCCCCGACGGCGATCGACACCGCCTCACGTTCCCGGCCTACGCTGGTCAGCGCCAGGGCGAGCGTCGCGCTGACCGCGTCGTCGAGTTCGTCGGACCCGCGCCCGCGCTCCTCGGTCAGCAGTCGGACGCACTCCTCGGCCTGCCCGATGTTCCGCAGTGAACTGGACATCTGGATCAACGAGCGTCGGCGGCGGATACCGTCGATGCCCAGTTCCAGCGCCCTGCGGTAGAGCGGTACCGCACGGTCCGAGTGGCCGGTCGAGTCCCAGGCGCAGGCCCGCTCGAACGCCGCCACCGGATGATTCGGCTCCAACTCGTCAGCGAGAGCGCCGACACGTCGGCGGAACTCCTCCTCGTCCCACTCCTCCGGCCCCGCGTTGAAGGCCGCCCACAGATCCGCACTGCGCTGCTCCCAGTCGGCGCTCGGGTTCATCCTCGTTCTCCTCCTGATCGTCGGCTCGGACGAGAGACACTCTGCGAGCGCTGGTAACGTCTACGCGAGTGATTCGGTGCATGCCGAATCTCAGCTCCAGGGAGAGACGAATGGCGGTCACGCTACAGTTCGGCGCCGCCGACCTGCTGCGCTGCCGTTTCGCCATCTCGCCCATGCTCGAGACGCTGTCCGCGGTGCGCCTGCTGTCCCCGCGGGAAGGCGTCGGCCCTCACCGCCGCTGGCTCGACACCCTCGACCTGCGGGAACTCGACCTGCGACCGATCGCACTGCTTCAGCCCCGTCGCGGCTACACCCCCGACTTCCTGTCACCACCTCCGGTCGGTCCGCACGCCCGCTTCGAGGACGAACTCGCCGCGGTCGCGGCCAGCGACCATGACCGGGTACACGCAGAGGTGCGACGGTCACTGGCGGACACCCCGGGGGCGGCCGCGTCGGCGACCGGACGGCTCCTGCTGGGCGATCCGGCCGCAGTGCTGCGGACGCTGGTCTCACTCGTGAAGCAGGCGTGGGAGGTCCTGCTCGAACCGGTCTGGCAGCAGGTGCGCGGGCTGCTCCACACCGATGTGAGCTTTCAGACCCGACGTCTCGCCGAAGGTGGCCTGGACCGGCTGTTCGCTGAGCTGCATCCCCGACTGCGCTGGAACAACGGCACGCTGACCCGCGAGTACGGCGACGACGAGCATCGCGACCTGCGCGGCGAAGGGCTCGTCCTGGTGCCCAGCGCCTTCAAGTGGGATCAGGTCGTCGTCATCGTGGACCCGCCGTGGCAACCCACCGTGATCTATCCGGCGCGCGGGCTTGGCACCCTCTGGCAGCCCCCGTCCACCGATCGGCATGCGGCGCTGGGACGGCTGATCGGGAGGACCCGGGCGGCGCTGCTGCTCAGCCTCGACGAGCCGGCCAGCACGACCTCGCTGGCCCACAGTCACGCGCTGGCCAACGGCACGGTCTCGGAGCATCTGGTGGTGCTGCGTGACGCCGGGTTCGTGGTCGGAGAACGACACCGGCACGAGATCCGCTACCGGCGCACCTCCCTCGGCGAAGCCGCCCTCTGCTAGGTTGTCGGCTCTCGCCGGTTGGGCGCTCTACTTCGTAGCGGACGTCGGGCTGCTGAGGGGCGCAGGCATGCTCGCTATCCAGTGGTCGTATGGCTTCGGCCGGCGCGAGTCGTCCCCAGCGCAGACGGAGCCAAATTCGAGGTTGACTACTGGACCGTGACGTCAAGAGCTGACCACCGGCAAGAGGGTGCGCTGAAACTCTTGTTCTCCCGTCAGATGTCGTGACGCTCGCCGAGCGGCACAACGGCATGCTGAAGGCTCTGCGCACCTGCGTTAGAACCAAGTCCACGGGCGGACAAGTCGCCACAGGCGCCCTCGCCAGCGAGCACGCCGAGGATGCAGGAAGAGCTCGATGTCCTCCAACGCGTTGGTGGCAGTCCCCTTGACGTGAGGCATGACGCGCGCCTGACGGAGCGCGGCGACTACACGATCTTCGTCGAGCCGACCGTAGACCCTTGCCAGATGCCCGAGGCACGTGGCGGCGAGCGCCTGCA from Micromonospora sp. WMMD812 harbors:
- a CDS encoding tetratricopeptide repeat protein gives rise to the protein MNPSADWEQRSADLWAAFNAGPEEWDEEEFRRRVGALADELEPNHPVAAFERACAWDSTGHSDRAVPLYRRALELGIDGIRRRRSLIQMSSSLRNIGQAEECVRLLTEERGRGSDELDDAVSATLALALTSVGREREAVSIAVGALAKHLPRYQRSMANYARLLVEPGRSAD
- a CDS encoding DUF5937 family protein — its product is MAVTLQFGAADLLRCRFAISPMLETLSAVRLLSPREGVGPHRRWLDTLDLRELDLRPIALLQPRRGYTPDFLSPPPVGPHARFEDELAAVAASDHDRVHAEVRRSLADTPGAAASATGRLLLGDPAAVLRTLVSLVKQAWEVLLEPVWQQVRGLLHTDVSFQTRRLAEGGLDRLFAELHPRLRWNNGTLTREYGDDEHRDLRGEGLVLVPSAFKWDQVVVIVDPPWQPTVIYPARGLGTLWQPPSTDRHAALGRLIGRTRAALLLSLDEPASTTSLAHSHALANGTVSEHLVVLRDAGFVVGERHRHEIRYRRTSLGEAALC